One Solanum pennellii chromosome 9, SPENNV200 DNA segment encodes these proteins:
- the LOC107029675 gene encoding ultraviolet-B receptor UVR8 isoform X1 has translation MSENGVRGEEDEVKMKEENEEKKKYELFMWGYLPGVLSHKSPLTSPVEVQLPDNGIDVQSWKDVCGGGCGFAMAISAESGKLITWGSADDQGQSYLTSGKHGVCGKSFLYGLIYIVSFELILLSSFITTFIKEAPEPFPLPTEDPIVKAAAGWAHCVSVTEKNDVYTWGWKECVPSSKVVANFASGGSFEGDAIRKESGSTDQESPQSQGSKPICGSVAHQDNKKPEETAKRRRTMTAKQELESPPLADESLSAPACIVELDTGVKITSVAAGGRHTLALSDVGQVWGWGYGGEGQLGLGSRIKIVASPHLIPCLDASSHGPDRSLGSPRGSITTGSQKRKALGSYIKSISCGGRHSAVITDTGVLLTFGWGLYGQCGLGNTNDVLRPTCVSSLLNTRIEAVAGGLWHSVCLCDHGRVYTFGGNQFGQLGLGTGTDHTETSPRLVDAPILENKNAKVVSCGARHSAIMTEDSKIYSWGWNKYGQLGLGDTIDRNDPCEVPTDYCTPKNVACGWWHTLLLAESQPSMISPLLENR, from the exons ATGAGTGAGAACGGTGTAAGAGGAGAGGAAGATGAGGTGAAAATGAAGGAAGAGaatgaagagaagaagaagtatGAGTTGTTTATGTGGGGATATCTTCCCGGAGTATTGTCTCATAAGTCGCCGTTAACTTCTCCGGTGGAAGTTCAGTTGCCGGATAACGGAATCGATGTTCAATCATGGAAGGATGTATGTGGAGGAGGTTGTGGTTTCGCTATGGCTATTTCAG CAGAGTCTGGAAAACTTATCACGTGGGGTTCTGCAGATGATCAAGGCCAAAGCTACTTGACTTCTGGAAAACATGGGGTATGTGGCAAATCTTTCTTGTATGGACTCATTTATATAGTTTCCTTTGAATTGATTTTGCTATCTTCTTTCATTACTACATTTATCAAGGAGGCTCCAGAACCGTTTCCGCTTCCAACTGAAGATCCAATCGTGAAAGCCGCAGCTGGTTGGGCACATTGTGTATCTGTTACTG AAAAGAATGATGTGTACACATGGGGCTGGAAGGAATGTGTGCCTTCTTCCAAGGTTGTTGCGAATTTCGCTTCTGGAGGGAGTTTTGAAGGGGATGCTATTCGGAAAGAATCAGGGTCAACTGACCAAG AAAGCCCTCAATCTCAAGGCTCCAAGCCAATCTGTGGTTCAGTTGCTCACCAAGATAATAAAAAACCTGAAGAAACTGCAAAAAGGAGAAGAACAATGACGGCTAAACAAGAACTTGAAAGCCCACCTCTTGCTGACGAATCTCTTTCTGCACCAGCTTGTATTGTAGAATTGGATACAGGGGTGAAAATAACCTCCGTTGCTGCTGGAGGGCGCCACACTTTAGCATTGTCAG ATGTAGGACAGGTATGGGGTTGGGGCTATGGAGGTGAAGGACAGCTTGGTTTAGGCTCCAGGATTAAAATAGTGGCTTCTCCTCATCTTATACCATGTTTGGATGCTTCTTCGCATGGACCTGACCGGAGCCTTGGGAGTCCTCGAGGAAGCATTACCACTGGGAGTCAGAAACGTAAAGCCTTGGGGAGCTACATAAAGAGTATTTCTTGTGGTGGCCGGCATAGTGCAGTAATCACAG ATACTGGGGTGCTGCTTACATTTGGCTGGGGATTGTATGGACAG TGTGGACTAGGTAATACAAATGATGTGCTGAGGCCAACTTGTGTGTCTTCTCTATTGAACACTAGAATAGAAGCCGTGGCAGGTGGACTGTGGCATTCTGTGTGCTTATGTGATCATGGGCGAGTGTATACTTTTGGGGGAAATCAGTTTGGCCAATTGGGTCTAGGCACAGGCACTGACCACACAGAG ACATCACCTAGACTTGTGGATGCCCCAATACTGGAGAACAAGAACGCCAAGGTAGTGTCTTGTGGAGCTCGCCATAGCGCCATAATGACAG AGGATAGCAAAATTTATAGCTGGGGATGGAACAAGTATGGTCAG CTTGGCCTAGGCGATACAATTGACCGAAATGATCCTTGTGAAGTACCCACAGACTATTGTACACCGAAGAATGTAGCATGTGGGTGGTGGCACACACTATTACTTGCTGAAAGCCAGCCGTCCATGATCTCTCCGTTATTGGAGAATAGATAA
- the LOC107029675 gene encoding ultraviolet-B receptor UVR8 isoform X3, whose translation MSENGVRGEEDEVKMKEENEEKKKYELFMWGYLPGVLSHKSPLTSPVEVQLPDNGIDVQSWKDVCGGGCGFAMAISAESGKLITWGSADDQGQSYLTSGKHGEAPEPFPLPTEDPIVKAAAGWAHCVSVTEKNDVYTWGWKECVPSSKVVANFASGGSFEGDAIRKESGSTDQESPQSQGSKPICGSVAHQDNKKPEETAKRRRTMTAKQELESPPLADESLSAPACIVELDTGVKITSVAAGGRHTLALSDVGQVWGWGYGGEGQLGLGSRIKIVASPHLIPCLDASSHGPDRSLGSPRGSITTGSQKRKALGSYIKSISCGGRHSAVITDTGVLLTFGWGLYGQCGLGNTNDVLRPTCVSSLLNTRIEAVAGGLWHSVCLCDHGRVYTFGGNQFGQLGLGTGTDHTETSPRLVDAPILENKNAKVVSCGARHSAIMTEDSKIYSWGWNKYGQLGLGDTIDRNDPCEVPTDYCTPKNVACGWWHTLLLAESQPSMISPLLENR comes from the exons ATGAGTGAGAACGGTGTAAGAGGAGAGGAAGATGAGGTGAAAATGAAGGAAGAGaatgaagagaagaagaagtatGAGTTGTTTATGTGGGGATATCTTCCCGGAGTATTGTCTCATAAGTCGCCGTTAACTTCTCCGGTGGAAGTTCAGTTGCCGGATAACGGAATCGATGTTCAATCATGGAAGGATGTATGTGGAGGAGGTTGTGGTTTCGCTATGGCTATTTCAG CAGAGTCTGGAAAACTTATCACGTGGGGTTCTGCAGATGATCAAGGCCAAAGCTACTTGACTTCTGGAAAACATGGG GAGGCTCCAGAACCGTTTCCGCTTCCAACTGAAGATCCAATCGTGAAAGCCGCAGCTGGTTGGGCACATTGTGTATCTGTTACTG AAAAGAATGATGTGTACACATGGGGCTGGAAGGAATGTGTGCCTTCTTCCAAGGTTGTTGCGAATTTCGCTTCTGGAGGGAGTTTTGAAGGGGATGCTATTCGGAAAGAATCAGGGTCAACTGACCAAG AAAGCCCTCAATCTCAAGGCTCCAAGCCAATCTGTGGTTCAGTTGCTCACCAAGATAATAAAAAACCTGAAGAAACTGCAAAAAGGAGAAGAACAATGACGGCTAAACAAGAACTTGAAAGCCCACCTCTTGCTGACGAATCTCTTTCTGCACCAGCTTGTATTGTAGAATTGGATACAGGGGTGAAAATAACCTCCGTTGCTGCTGGAGGGCGCCACACTTTAGCATTGTCAG ATGTAGGACAGGTATGGGGTTGGGGCTATGGAGGTGAAGGACAGCTTGGTTTAGGCTCCAGGATTAAAATAGTGGCTTCTCCTCATCTTATACCATGTTTGGATGCTTCTTCGCATGGACCTGACCGGAGCCTTGGGAGTCCTCGAGGAAGCATTACCACTGGGAGTCAGAAACGTAAAGCCTTGGGGAGCTACATAAAGAGTATTTCTTGTGGTGGCCGGCATAGTGCAGTAATCACAG ATACTGGGGTGCTGCTTACATTTGGCTGGGGATTGTATGGACAG TGTGGACTAGGTAATACAAATGATGTGCTGAGGCCAACTTGTGTGTCTTCTCTATTGAACACTAGAATAGAAGCCGTGGCAGGTGGACTGTGGCATTCTGTGTGCTTATGTGATCATGGGCGAGTGTATACTTTTGGGGGAAATCAGTTTGGCCAATTGGGTCTAGGCACAGGCACTGACCACACAGAG ACATCACCTAGACTTGTGGATGCCCCAATACTGGAGAACAAGAACGCCAAGGTAGTGTCTTGTGGAGCTCGCCATAGCGCCATAATGACAG AGGATAGCAAAATTTATAGCTGGGGATGGAACAAGTATGGTCAG CTTGGCCTAGGCGATACAATTGACCGAAATGATCCTTGTGAAGTACCCACAGACTATTGTACACCGAAGAATGTAGCATGTGGGTGGTGGCACACACTATTACTTGCTGAAAGCCAGCCGTCCATGATCTCTCCGTTATTGGAGAATAGATAA
- the LOC107029675 gene encoding ultraviolet-B receptor UVR8 isoform X5, whose translation MSENGVRGEEDEVKMKEENEEKKKYELFMWGYLPGVLSHKSPLTSPVEVQLPDNGIDVQSWKDVCGGGCGFAMAISAESGKLITWGSADDQGQSYLTSGKHGAPEPFPLPTEDPIVKAAAGWAHCVSVTEKNDVYTWGWKECVPSSKVVANFASGGSFEGDAIRKESGSTDQESPQSQGSKPICGSVAHQDNKKPEETAKRRRTMTAKQELESPPLADESLSAPACIVELDTGVKITSVAAGGRHTLALSDVGQVWGWGYGGEGQLGLGSRIKIVASPHLIPCLDASSHGPDRSLGSPRGSITTGSQKRKALGSYIKSISCGGRHSAVITDTGVLLTFGWGLYGQCGLGNTNDVLRPTCVSSLLNTRIEAVAGGLWHSVCLCDHGRVYTFGGNQFGQLGLGTGTDHTETSPRLVDAPILENKNAKVVSCGARHSAIMTEDSKIYSWGWNKYGQLGLGDTIDRNDPCEVPTDYCTPKNVACGWWHTLLLAESQPSMISPLLENR comes from the exons ATGAGTGAGAACGGTGTAAGAGGAGAGGAAGATGAGGTGAAAATGAAGGAAGAGaatgaagagaagaagaagtatGAGTTGTTTATGTGGGGATATCTTCCCGGAGTATTGTCTCATAAGTCGCCGTTAACTTCTCCGGTGGAAGTTCAGTTGCCGGATAACGGAATCGATGTTCAATCATGGAAGGATGTATGTGGAGGAGGTTGTGGTTTCGCTATGGCTATTTCAG CAGAGTCTGGAAAACTTATCACGTGGGGTTCTGCAGATGATCAAGGCCAAAGCTACTTGACTTCTGGAAAACATGGG GCTCCAGAACCGTTTCCGCTTCCAACTGAAGATCCAATCGTGAAAGCCGCAGCTGGTTGGGCACATTGTGTATCTGTTACTG AAAAGAATGATGTGTACACATGGGGCTGGAAGGAATGTGTGCCTTCTTCCAAGGTTGTTGCGAATTTCGCTTCTGGAGGGAGTTTTGAAGGGGATGCTATTCGGAAAGAATCAGGGTCAACTGACCAAG AAAGCCCTCAATCTCAAGGCTCCAAGCCAATCTGTGGTTCAGTTGCTCACCAAGATAATAAAAAACCTGAAGAAACTGCAAAAAGGAGAAGAACAATGACGGCTAAACAAGAACTTGAAAGCCCACCTCTTGCTGACGAATCTCTTTCTGCACCAGCTTGTATTGTAGAATTGGATACAGGGGTGAAAATAACCTCCGTTGCTGCTGGAGGGCGCCACACTTTAGCATTGTCAG ATGTAGGACAGGTATGGGGTTGGGGCTATGGAGGTGAAGGACAGCTTGGTTTAGGCTCCAGGATTAAAATAGTGGCTTCTCCTCATCTTATACCATGTTTGGATGCTTCTTCGCATGGACCTGACCGGAGCCTTGGGAGTCCTCGAGGAAGCATTACCACTGGGAGTCAGAAACGTAAAGCCTTGGGGAGCTACATAAAGAGTATTTCTTGTGGTGGCCGGCATAGTGCAGTAATCACAG ATACTGGGGTGCTGCTTACATTTGGCTGGGGATTGTATGGACAG TGTGGACTAGGTAATACAAATGATGTGCTGAGGCCAACTTGTGTGTCTTCTCTATTGAACACTAGAATAGAAGCCGTGGCAGGTGGACTGTGGCATTCTGTGTGCTTATGTGATCATGGGCGAGTGTATACTTTTGGGGGAAATCAGTTTGGCCAATTGGGTCTAGGCACAGGCACTGACCACACAGAG ACATCACCTAGACTTGTGGATGCCCCAATACTGGAGAACAAGAACGCCAAGGTAGTGTCTTGTGGAGCTCGCCATAGCGCCATAATGACAG AGGATAGCAAAATTTATAGCTGGGGATGGAACAAGTATGGTCAG CTTGGCCTAGGCGATACAATTGACCGAAATGATCCTTGTGAAGTACCCACAGACTATTGTACACCGAAGAATGTAGCATGTGGGTGGTGGCACACACTATTACTTGCTGAAAGCCAGCCGTCCATGATCTCTCCGTTATTGGAGAATAGATAA
- the LOC107029675 gene encoding ultraviolet-B receptor UVR8 isoform X2 encodes MSENGVRGEEDEVKMKEENEEKKKYELFMWGYLPGVLSHKSPLTSPVEVQLPDNGIDVQSWKDVCGGGCGFAMAISESGKLITWGSADDQGQSYLTSGKHGVCGKSFLYGLIYIVSFELILLSSFITTFIKEAPEPFPLPTEDPIVKAAAGWAHCVSVTEKNDVYTWGWKECVPSSKVVANFASGGSFEGDAIRKESGSTDQESPQSQGSKPICGSVAHQDNKKPEETAKRRRTMTAKQELESPPLADESLSAPACIVELDTGVKITSVAAGGRHTLALSDVGQVWGWGYGGEGQLGLGSRIKIVASPHLIPCLDASSHGPDRSLGSPRGSITTGSQKRKALGSYIKSISCGGRHSAVITDTGVLLTFGWGLYGQCGLGNTNDVLRPTCVSSLLNTRIEAVAGGLWHSVCLCDHGRVYTFGGNQFGQLGLGTGTDHTETSPRLVDAPILENKNAKVVSCGARHSAIMTEDSKIYSWGWNKYGQLGLGDTIDRNDPCEVPTDYCTPKNVACGWWHTLLLAESQPSMISPLLENR; translated from the exons ATGAGTGAGAACGGTGTAAGAGGAGAGGAAGATGAGGTGAAAATGAAGGAAGAGaatgaagagaagaagaagtatGAGTTGTTTATGTGGGGATATCTTCCCGGAGTATTGTCTCATAAGTCGCCGTTAACTTCTCCGGTGGAAGTTCAGTTGCCGGATAACGGAATCGATGTTCAATCATGGAAGGATGTATGTGGAGGAGGTTGTGGTTTCGCTATGGCTATTTCAG AGTCTGGAAAACTTATCACGTGGGGTTCTGCAGATGATCAAGGCCAAAGCTACTTGACTTCTGGAAAACATGGGGTATGTGGCAAATCTTTCTTGTATGGACTCATTTATATAGTTTCCTTTGAATTGATTTTGCTATCTTCTTTCATTACTACATTTATCAAGGAGGCTCCAGAACCGTTTCCGCTTCCAACTGAAGATCCAATCGTGAAAGCCGCAGCTGGTTGGGCACATTGTGTATCTGTTACTG AAAAGAATGATGTGTACACATGGGGCTGGAAGGAATGTGTGCCTTCTTCCAAGGTTGTTGCGAATTTCGCTTCTGGAGGGAGTTTTGAAGGGGATGCTATTCGGAAAGAATCAGGGTCAACTGACCAAG AAAGCCCTCAATCTCAAGGCTCCAAGCCAATCTGTGGTTCAGTTGCTCACCAAGATAATAAAAAACCTGAAGAAACTGCAAAAAGGAGAAGAACAATGACGGCTAAACAAGAACTTGAAAGCCCACCTCTTGCTGACGAATCTCTTTCTGCACCAGCTTGTATTGTAGAATTGGATACAGGGGTGAAAATAACCTCCGTTGCTGCTGGAGGGCGCCACACTTTAGCATTGTCAG ATGTAGGACAGGTATGGGGTTGGGGCTATGGAGGTGAAGGACAGCTTGGTTTAGGCTCCAGGATTAAAATAGTGGCTTCTCCTCATCTTATACCATGTTTGGATGCTTCTTCGCATGGACCTGACCGGAGCCTTGGGAGTCCTCGAGGAAGCATTACCACTGGGAGTCAGAAACGTAAAGCCTTGGGGAGCTACATAAAGAGTATTTCTTGTGGTGGCCGGCATAGTGCAGTAATCACAG ATACTGGGGTGCTGCTTACATTTGGCTGGGGATTGTATGGACAG TGTGGACTAGGTAATACAAATGATGTGCTGAGGCCAACTTGTGTGTCTTCTCTATTGAACACTAGAATAGAAGCCGTGGCAGGTGGACTGTGGCATTCTGTGTGCTTATGTGATCATGGGCGAGTGTATACTTTTGGGGGAAATCAGTTTGGCCAATTGGGTCTAGGCACAGGCACTGACCACACAGAG ACATCACCTAGACTTGTGGATGCCCCAATACTGGAGAACAAGAACGCCAAGGTAGTGTCTTGTGGAGCTCGCCATAGCGCCATAATGACAG AGGATAGCAAAATTTATAGCTGGGGATGGAACAAGTATGGTCAG CTTGGCCTAGGCGATACAATTGACCGAAATGATCCTTGTGAAGTACCCACAGACTATTGTACACCGAAGAATGTAGCATGTGGGTGGTGGCACACACTATTACTTGCTGAAAGCCAGCCGTCCATGATCTCTCCGTTATTGGAGAATAGATAA
- the LOC107029675 gene encoding ultraviolet-B receptor UVR8 isoform X6: MSENGVRGEEDEVKMKEENEEKKKYELFMWGYLPGVLSHKSPLTSPVEVQLPDNGIDVQSWKDVCGGGCGFAMAISESGKLITWGSADDQGQSYLTSGKHGAPEPFPLPTEDPIVKAAAGWAHCVSVTEKNDVYTWGWKECVPSSKVVANFASGGSFEGDAIRKESGSTDQESPQSQGSKPICGSVAHQDNKKPEETAKRRRTMTAKQELESPPLADESLSAPACIVELDTGVKITSVAAGGRHTLALSDVGQVWGWGYGGEGQLGLGSRIKIVASPHLIPCLDASSHGPDRSLGSPRGSITTGSQKRKALGSYIKSISCGGRHSAVITDTGVLLTFGWGLYGQCGLGNTNDVLRPTCVSSLLNTRIEAVAGGLWHSVCLCDHGRVYTFGGNQFGQLGLGTGTDHTETSPRLVDAPILENKNAKVVSCGARHSAIMTEDSKIYSWGWNKYGQLGLGDTIDRNDPCEVPTDYCTPKNVACGWWHTLLLAESQPSMISPLLENR; the protein is encoded by the exons ATGAGTGAGAACGGTGTAAGAGGAGAGGAAGATGAGGTGAAAATGAAGGAAGAGaatgaagagaagaagaagtatGAGTTGTTTATGTGGGGATATCTTCCCGGAGTATTGTCTCATAAGTCGCCGTTAACTTCTCCGGTGGAAGTTCAGTTGCCGGATAACGGAATCGATGTTCAATCATGGAAGGATGTATGTGGAGGAGGTTGTGGTTTCGCTATGGCTATTTCAG AGTCTGGAAAACTTATCACGTGGGGTTCTGCAGATGATCAAGGCCAAAGCTACTTGACTTCTGGAAAACATGGG GCTCCAGAACCGTTTCCGCTTCCAACTGAAGATCCAATCGTGAAAGCCGCAGCTGGTTGGGCACATTGTGTATCTGTTACTG AAAAGAATGATGTGTACACATGGGGCTGGAAGGAATGTGTGCCTTCTTCCAAGGTTGTTGCGAATTTCGCTTCTGGAGGGAGTTTTGAAGGGGATGCTATTCGGAAAGAATCAGGGTCAACTGACCAAG AAAGCCCTCAATCTCAAGGCTCCAAGCCAATCTGTGGTTCAGTTGCTCACCAAGATAATAAAAAACCTGAAGAAACTGCAAAAAGGAGAAGAACAATGACGGCTAAACAAGAACTTGAAAGCCCACCTCTTGCTGACGAATCTCTTTCTGCACCAGCTTGTATTGTAGAATTGGATACAGGGGTGAAAATAACCTCCGTTGCTGCTGGAGGGCGCCACACTTTAGCATTGTCAG ATGTAGGACAGGTATGGGGTTGGGGCTATGGAGGTGAAGGACAGCTTGGTTTAGGCTCCAGGATTAAAATAGTGGCTTCTCCTCATCTTATACCATGTTTGGATGCTTCTTCGCATGGACCTGACCGGAGCCTTGGGAGTCCTCGAGGAAGCATTACCACTGGGAGTCAGAAACGTAAAGCCTTGGGGAGCTACATAAAGAGTATTTCTTGTGGTGGCCGGCATAGTGCAGTAATCACAG ATACTGGGGTGCTGCTTACATTTGGCTGGGGATTGTATGGACAG TGTGGACTAGGTAATACAAATGATGTGCTGAGGCCAACTTGTGTGTCTTCTCTATTGAACACTAGAATAGAAGCCGTGGCAGGTGGACTGTGGCATTCTGTGTGCTTATGTGATCATGGGCGAGTGTATACTTTTGGGGGAAATCAGTTTGGCCAATTGGGTCTAGGCACAGGCACTGACCACACAGAG ACATCACCTAGACTTGTGGATGCCCCAATACTGGAGAACAAGAACGCCAAGGTAGTGTCTTGTGGAGCTCGCCATAGCGCCATAATGACAG AGGATAGCAAAATTTATAGCTGGGGATGGAACAAGTATGGTCAG CTTGGCCTAGGCGATACAATTGACCGAAATGATCCTTGTGAAGTACCCACAGACTATTGTACACCGAAGAATGTAGCATGTGGGTGGTGGCACACACTATTACTTGCTGAAAGCCAGCCGTCCATGATCTCTCCGTTATTGGAGAATAGATAA
- the LOC107029675 gene encoding ultraviolet-B receptor UVR8 isoform X4 → MSENGVRGEEDEVKMKEENEEKKKYELFMWGYLPGVLSHKSPLTSPVEVQLPDNGIDVQSWKDVCGGGCGFAMAISESGKLITWGSADDQGQSYLTSGKHGEAPEPFPLPTEDPIVKAAAGWAHCVSVTEKNDVYTWGWKECVPSSKVVANFASGGSFEGDAIRKESGSTDQESPQSQGSKPICGSVAHQDNKKPEETAKRRRTMTAKQELESPPLADESLSAPACIVELDTGVKITSVAAGGRHTLALSDVGQVWGWGYGGEGQLGLGSRIKIVASPHLIPCLDASSHGPDRSLGSPRGSITTGSQKRKALGSYIKSISCGGRHSAVITDTGVLLTFGWGLYGQCGLGNTNDVLRPTCVSSLLNTRIEAVAGGLWHSVCLCDHGRVYTFGGNQFGQLGLGTGTDHTETSPRLVDAPILENKNAKVVSCGARHSAIMTEDSKIYSWGWNKYGQLGLGDTIDRNDPCEVPTDYCTPKNVACGWWHTLLLAESQPSMISPLLENR, encoded by the exons ATGAGTGAGAACGGTGTAAGAGGAGAGGAAGATGAGGTGAAAATGAAGGAAGAGaatgaagagaagaagaagtatGAGTTGTTTATGTGGGGATATCTTCCCGGAGTATTGTCTCATAAGTCGCCGTTAACTTCTCCGGTGGAAGTTCAGTTGCCGGATAACGGAATCGATGTTCAATCATGGAAGGATGTATGTGGAGGAGGTTGTGGTTTCGCTATGGCTATTTCAG AGTCTGGAAAACTTATCACGTGGGGTTCTGCAGATGATCAAGGCCAAAGCTACTTGACTTCTGGAAAACATGGG GAGGCTCCAGAACCGTTTCCGCTTCCAACTGAAGATCCAATCGTGAAAGCCGCAGCTGGTTGGGCACATTGTGTATCTGTTACTG AAAAGAATGATGTGTACACATGGGGCTGGAAGGAATGTGTGCCTTCTTCCAAGGTTGTTGCGAATTTCGCTTCTGGAGGGAGTTTTGAAGGGGATGCTATTCGGAAAGAATCAGGGTCAACTGACCAAG AAAGCCCTCAATCTCAAGGCTCCAAGCCAATCTGTGGTTCAGTTGCTCACCAAGATAATAAAAAACCTGAAGAAACTGCAAAAAGGAGAAGAACAATGACGGCTAAACAAGAACTTGAAAGCCCACCTCTTGCTGACGAATCTCTTTCTGCACCAGCTTGTATTGTAGAATTGGATACAGGGGTGAAAATAACCTCCGTTGCTGCTGGAGGGCGCCACACTTTAGCATTGTCAG ATGTAGGACAGGTATGGGGTTGGGGCTATGGAGGTGAAGGACAGCTTGGTTTAGGCTCCAGGATTAAAATAGTGGCTTCTCCTCATCTTATACCATGTTTGGATGCTTCTTCGCATGGACCTGACCGGAGCCTTGGGAGTCCTCGAGGAAGCATTACCACTGGGAGTCAGAAACGTAAAGCCTTGGGGAGCTACATAAAGAGTATTTCTTGTGGTGGCCGGCATAGTGCAGTAATCACAG ATACTGGGGTGCTGCTTACATTTGGCTGGGGATTGTATGGACAG TGTGGACTAGGTAATACAAATGATGTGCTGAGGCCAACTTGTGTGTCTTCTCTATTGAACACTAGAATAGAAGCCGTGGCAGGTGGACTGTGGCATTCTGTGTGCTTATGTGATCATGGGCGAGTGTATACTTTTGGGGGAAATCAGTTTGGCCAATTGGGTCTAGGCACAGGCACTGACCACACAGAG ACATCACCTAGACTTGTGGATGCCCCAATACTGGAGAACAAGAACGCCAAGGTAGTGTCTTGTGGAGCTCGCCATAGCGCCATAATGACAG AGGATAGCAAAATTTATAGCTGGGGATGGAACAAGTATGGTCAG CTTGGCCTAGGCGATACAATTGACCGAAATGATCCTTGTGAAGTACCCACAGACTATTGTACACCGAAGAATGTAGCATGTGGGTGGTGGCACACACTATTACTTGCTGAAAGCCAGCCGTCCATGATCTCTCCGTTATTGGAGAATAGATAA
- the LOC107029675 gene encoding ultraviolet-B receptor UVR8 isoform X7: MSENGVRGEEDEVKMKEENEEKKKYELFMWGYLPGVLSHKSPLTSPVEVQLPDNGIDVQSWKDVCGGGCGFAMAISESGKLITWGSADDQGQSYLTSGKHGVCGKSFLYGLIYIVSFELILLSSFITTFIKEAPEPFPLPTEDPIVKAAAGWAHCVSVTEKNDVYTWGWKECVPSSKVVANFASGGSFEGDAIRKESGSTDQESPQSQGSKPICGSVAHQDNKKPEETAKRRRTMTAKQELESPPLADESLSAPACIVELDTGVKITSVAAGGRHTLALSDVGQVWGWGYGGEGQLGLGSRIKIVASPHLIPCLDASSHGPDRSLGSPRGSITTGSQKRKALGSYIKSISCGGRHSAVITDTGVLLTFGWGLYGQCGLGNTNDVLRPTCVSSLLNTRIEAVAGGLWHSVCLCDHGRVYTFGGNQFGQLGLGTGTDHTERIAKFIAGDGTSMVSLA; this comes from the exons ATGAGTGAGAACGGTGTAAGAGGAGAGGAAGATGAGGTGAAAATGAAGGAAGAGaatgaagagaagaagaagtatGAGTTGTTTATGTGGGGATATCTTCCCGGAGTATTGTCTCATAAGTCGCCGTTAACTTCTCCGGTGGAAGTTCAGTTGCCGGATAACGGAATCGATGTTCAATCATGGAAGGATGTATGTGGAGGAGGTTGTGGTTTCGCTATGGCTATTTCAG AGTCTGGAAAACTTATCACGTGGGGTTCTGCAGATGATCAAGGCCAAAGCTACTTGACTTCTGGAAAACATGGGGTATGTGGCAAATCTTTCTTGTATGGACTCATTTATATAGTTTCCTTTGAATTGATTTTGCTATCTTCTTTCATTACTACATTTATCAAGGAGGCTCCAGAACCGTTTCCGCTTCCAACTGAAGATCCAATCGTGAAAGCCGCAGCTGGTTGGGCACATTGTGTATCTGTTACTG AAAAGAATGATGTGTACACATGGGGCTGGAAGGAATGTGTGCCTTCTTCCAAGGTTGTTGCGAATTTCGCTTCTGGAGGGAGTTTTGAAGGGGATGCTATTCGGAAAGAATCAGGGTCAACTGACCAAG AAAGCCCTCAATCTCAAGGCTCCAAGCCAATCTGTGGTTCAGTTGCTCACCAAGATAATAAAAAACCTGAAGAAACTGCAAAAAGGAGAAGAACAATGACGGCTAAACAAGAACTTGAAAGCCCACCTCTTGCTGACGAATCTCTTTCTGCACCAGCTTGTATTGTAGAATTGGATACAGGGGTGAAAATAACCTCCGTTGCTGCTGGAGGGCGCCACACTTTAGCATTGTCAG ATGTAGGACAGGTATGGGGTTGGGGCTATGGAGGTGAAGGACAGCTTGGTTTAGGCTCCAGGATTAAAATAGTGGCTTCTCCTCATCTTATACCATGTTTGGATGCTTCTTCGCATGGACCTGACCGGAGCCTTGGGAGTCCTCGAGGAAGCATTACCACTGGGAGTCAGAAACGTAAAGCCTTGGGGAGCTACATAAAGAGTATTTCTTGTGGTGGCCGGCATAGTGCAGTAATCACAG ATACTGGGGTGCTGCTTACATTTGGCTGGGGATTGTATGGACAG TGTGGACTAGGTAATACAAATGATGTGCTGAGGCCAACTTGTGTGTCTTCTCTATTGAACACTAGAATAGAAGCCGTGGCAGGTGGACTGTGGCATTCTGTGTGCTTATGTGATCATGGGCGAGTGTATACTTTTGGGGGAAATCAGTTTGGCCAATTGGGTCTAGGCACAGGCACTGACCACACAGAG AGGATAGCAAAATTTATAGCTGGGGATGGAACAAGTATGGTCAG CTTGGCCTAG